One region of Eupeodes corollae chromosome 1, idEupCoro1.1, whole genome shotgun sequence genomic DNA includes:
- the LOC129947938 gene encoding uncharacterized protein LOC129947938: MAKIPFQELIGISLFAAQLTRLVNLLSYFSNRHEVWKAAKRVLRYLKETINYKLNYLNLEEFNVKGFSDADYVNDPDGRKSITGYEFLSQGEAISWRSKKQTTTAFSTYEAKYIALGSSVQEAFWLRGLEEEILNTNLTATNI; this comes from the coding sequence atggcTAAAATTCCCTTCCAAGAGTTAATCGGAATTTCGTTGTTTGCTGCACAGCTAACTCGTCTCGTAAACCTACTCAGTTATTTCAGCAATAGACATGAAGTTTGGAAGGCAGCTAAACGTGTGTTGCGATACCTAAAAGAAACAATTAACTACAAATTGAACTATTTGAATTTAGAAGAATTTAATGTAAAAGGTTTCTCTGATGCTGACTATGTCAATGATCCAGATGGGAGAAAGTCAATTACAGGTTACGAGTTTCTCAGTCAAGGTGAAGCGATTTCTTGGAgatctaaaaaacaaacaactacaGCATTTTCGACCTACGAAGCTAAGTATATAGCTTTAGGATCCTCAGTGCAAGAAGCGTTCTGGTTAAGAGGtcttgaagaagaaattttaaatacaaacctaACTGCAACCAACATTTGA